One genomic region from Shewanella aestuarii encodes:
- the mrcB gene encoding penicillin-binding protein 1B has product MANKKTSTKTSKKKIKNNNRSWLKSLWSITWKLTLIGIAFVTFYAIYLDQIIAQKFEGQKWHLPAQVFSRSMALYPGAAVNHPQLMAELKLLGYRKVANPRQVGEFSASSTKIELWRRPFLHPEGNQAEQRVMITFDDLGVSSVKRMSDMRELAVFHLEPVLLDRIIAGDGEDRLFVPTAEIPSMVVESLLLVEDRSFYDHHGVNPFAIARAALVNLTAGRAVQGGSTLTQQLAKNFFLTSERSLIRKVREALMAIIIDFRYSKDEILEAYLNEVYMGQDKARGVHGMGLASQFYFGRPIAELTIAQQAFLVAVIKGPSYYNPWRYPERAQERRDLVLRILMENDKLSVEQYKAAAESPLGLRDGKKSVHQKLPAFFAVVKNELRQRYGDSLLNQSGVKVYTTLDPMAQDAAEKAVVSTLKSLDKQVKNVQVGMVVTDKYTGGIAAMVGDRQPSYEGFNRAVEIRRPIGSLIKPFVYATALSQPDKFSLASPIADKPITLKNEQGKTWSPQNVNKQFNGEVSLLEAFKDSMNVPTVNAGLTVGVDSVANTLKQAGWSDNIPTYPSMLLGAVNGSPLMVAQVYQTLADQGRYRQLSSITAVLDSHNQPLVVNRSASQMAIDPATDYLVQYAMHQVVRTGTAKRLGAAFANVKLAGKTGTSNDSRDSWFAGFDERNVAAIWVGQDDNSKTGLYGSSGAMAVYQAFLAQRPPLSLRMSPVNGIVNGYFDRTTGAAMQSKCKNIINLPAHENSYKPAANCGEPLSWWQKLLGE; this is encoded by the coding sequence ATGGCAAACAAAAAAACGTCAACGAAAACAAGTAAAAAAAAGATTAAAAACAATAACCGCAGCTGGCTGAAAAGTCTCTGGTCAATCACGTGGAAGCTAACCTTAATCGGTATTGCTTTTGTGACTTTTTACGCCATTTATTTAGACCAAATTATCGCGCAAAAGTTTGAAGGTCAAAAATGGCATTTACCTGCTCAGGTATTTAGTCGTTCAATGGCGTTGTACCCAGGGGCTGCGGTGAACCACCCTCAGTTGATGGCAGAGCTAAAATTATTAGGTTATCGCAAGGTGGCTAATCCACGTCAGGTGGGTGAGTTTTCAGCATCAAGTACCAAAATTGAGTTATGGCGTAGACCCTTTTTACATCCAGAGGGCAACCAAGCCGAGCAACGGGTAATGATAACCTTTGATGATCTAGGCGTGAGTTCAGTAAAACGTATGAGCGATATGCGCGAATTAGCTGTGTTTCATTTAGAGCCAGTGTTACTTGATCGTATTATTGCAGGCGATGGTGAAGATCGTTTATTTGTGCCTACGGCAGAAATTCCCTCTATGGTGGTTGAGTCGTTATTGCTGGTGGAAGATCGCAGTTTTTATGACCATCATGGGGTGAATCCGTTTGCTATTGCTCGTGCAGCTTTGGTTAACTTAACTGCTGGTAGGGCGGTGCAGGGTGGGTCAACCTTAACGCAGCAGTTGGCCAAAAATTTCTTTTTAACTAGCGAGCGCTCACTAATACGTAAAGTTCGTGAAGCTTTGATGGCAATCATTATTGATTTTAGATACAGCAAAGATGAGATCCTTGAGGCGTATTTAAACGAAGTGTACATGGGGCAAGATAAAGCCCGTGGTGTTCATGGCATGGGGTTAGCTTCACAATTTTATTTTGGGCGCCCAATTGCAGAACTGACTATCGCTCAACAAGCTTTTCTGGTGGCGGTGATCAAAGGGCCTTCTTATTACAACCCTTGGCGCTACCCTGAGCGGGCGCAAGAACGACGCGACTTAGTGCTGCGCATTTTAATGGAAAATGACAAGCTATCAGTGGAGCAATATAAAGCTGCGGCAGAATCCCCCTTAGGTTTGCGTGATGGTAAAAAGTCTGTTCATCAAAAATTACCAGCATTCTTTGCGGTGGTTAAAAATGAATTACGCCAACGTTATGGCGACAGCTTACTGAATCAATCTGGAGTGAAGGTATACACCACTCTTGATCCTATGGCGCAAGATGCGGCTGAAAAAGCCGTGGTATCAACATTAAAGTCATTAGATAAACAAGTTAAAAATGTGCAAGTGGGCATGGTCGTAACAGATAAATACACTGGTGGCATTGCCGCTATGGTGGGAGATAGGCAGCCTAGCTATGAAGGTTTTAACCGCGCGGTTGAAATACGCCGACCAATTGGGTCGCTGATTAAACCTTTTGTGTATGCCACCGCCTTATCACAACCGGATAAATTCAGTTTAGCCAGCCCCATCGCCGATAAGCCTATTACCTTGAAAAACGAGCAAGGAAAAACGTGGTCACCGCAAAACGTTAACAAGCAATTTAATGGTGAAGTATCATTACTTGAAGCCTTTAAAGATTCGATGAACGTGCCCACAGTAAATGCCGGCTTAACTGTGGGCGTTGATAGCGTAGCGAATACCCTTAAGCAAGCAGGGTGGAGTGATAACATACCGACTTATCCATCAATGTTATTAGGGGCAGTGAATGGCTCGCCGTTGATGGTGGCGCAGGTGTATCAAACATTGGCTGATCAGGGGCGTTATCGTCAATTAAGTTCAATTACTGCGGTGTTAGATAGTCATAATCAACCATTAGTAGTTAATCGCTCAGCAAGTCAAATGGCGATTGATCCTGCTACAGACTACTTAGTGCAATATGCTATGCATCAAGTTGTAAGAACGGGCACAGCAAAGCGTTTAGGTGCCGCGTTTGCAAATGTCAAATTAGCCGGTAAAACCGGTACCAGTAACGATAGTCGAGACTCATGGTTTGCCGGATTTGATGAGCGCAATGTAGCGGCAATTTGGGTGGGTCAAGACGATAATAGTAAAACCGGCTTATATGGAAGCAGTGGTGCGATGGCTGTGTATCAAGCCTTTTTAGCTCAGCGCCCACCATTAAGCCTGCGGATGTCACCAGTAAATGGTATTGTAAATGGCTATTTTGACCGCACAACGGGCGCGGCAATGCAGTCAAAGTGTAAAAATATTATTAATTTACCGGCTCATGAAAACAGTTATAAACCCGCTGCAAATTGCGGTGAACCGTTGTCTTGGTGGCAAAAGTTATTAGGTGAGTAA